One Candidatus Cardinium hertigii DNA window includes the following coding sequences:
- a CDS encoding phospholipase D family protein, which yields MKKFTLRIVGCPITKTQVKYILAIVMAISSLLTHYSACQPFRRGSNAIMIESYFTPEDPCTDIVVSRIRSAKQLILVQAYVLTSLKIVQALLQAHRKKITVQILIDKNALASYGSKVTLLLKQGIPIIIDKTAGLAHSKTMIIDDLYVITGSFNWTHSAQSKNTENLIIITGAENNKQFKENWYKRATAGERLTLLPIHSAYHTSALV from the coding sequence ATGAAAAAGTTTACCCTTCGAATAGTAGGATGCCCTATAACCAAAACTCAAGTTAAGTACATCCTAGCTATAGTAATGGCCATCAGTAGTTTACTAACTCATTATAGCGCCTGCCAGCCATTTAGGCGCGGATCTAATGCTATAATGATAGAAAGCTACTTTACACCAGAAGATCCTTGTACAGATATCGTTGTATCTAGGATTAGGTCTGCTAAACAATTAATTTTAGTTCAAGCTTACGTATTGACCTCCCTAAAAATCGTCCAGGCATTACTACAGGCACATCGTAAAAAGATAACCGTTCAAATACTCATTGATAAAAATGCCCTAGCTTCCTATGGAAGTAAAGTAACCCTGCTACTAAAACAGGGGATTCCTATTATTATAGATAAAACAGCGGGACTTGCCCATAGCAAAACCATGATTATTGACGACCTATATGTTATCACTGGCTCCTTTAATTGGACCCATAGTGCACAATCTAAAAATACAGAGAACCTGATTATTATAACGGGAGCAGAGAATAATAAGCAATTTAAAGAAAACTGGTATAAAAGAGCAACAGCTGGAGAGCGGTTAACACTACTTCCTATTCATTCAGCTTACCACACGTCAGCTCTCGTTTGA
- the ppa gene encoding inorganic diphosphatase, protein MYIDRIAVGTHFPDDVNVIVEIPMHYNTVKYEMDKVSGALCVDRFIQTAMYYPCNYGFIPHTVAGDGDPVDALVITSYPIMPAACIPTRPIGILLMQDESGPDEKIIALPTTKIAPEFAHIEDIEQVDPLLKKRIIHFFNHYKELEQGKWVKVEGFESKKKAMTYLIDAASKNEPYRQ, encoded by the coding sequence ATGTATATAGATAGAATAGCAGTGGGGACACATTTTCCAGATGATGTAAATGTAATTGTGGAAATTCCCATGCATTACAATACTGTAAAATATGAAATGGATAAAGTCTCTGGGGCTTTATGCGTAGATAGGTTTATACAGACAGCCATGTATTATCCTTGTAACTATGGTTTTATACCTCATACCGTTGCTGGCGATGGGGATCCAGTTGATGCTTTGGTTATAACCAGTTACCCTATTATGCCTGCTGCCTGTATCCCAACAAGGCCTATTGGTATATTGCTGATGCAAGATGAATCTGGTCCTGATGAAAAAATTATTGCTTTACCTACTACTAAAATAGCGCCCGAGTTTGCACATATTGAAGATATTGAGCAAGTTGATCCACTTTTAAAAAAGCGCATTATACATTTTTTTAACCACTATAAAGAGTTGGAGCAAGGGAAATGGGTAAAAGTAGAAGGTTTTGAAAGTAAAAAAAAAGCAATGACCTATTTAATAGATGCTGCCTCTAAAAATGAACCATACAGGCAATAA